A window of the Deinococcus gobiensis I-0 genome harbors these coding sequences:
- a CDS encoding class I SAM-dependent methyltransferase gives MAPHPEYDDPRLVPLYDRMNRWGRDDDFFLALANETPQARILDLGCGTGRLTLALAGAGHEVTGLDPAQASLDWARSKPGAQRVRWRIGTAADAPAGAFDLVLMTGHVAQVFTSAQAWRDVLRQIHRALRPGGRLAFDSRDPAARAWEVWDSAGERERFTLPGGEEVEVWTTLHGVEAGEMDEGALVTFGGQFFFPATGETVADTSSLRFRSGAQLRETLEAAGFGTEHVFGGWQHEAVGQGSGELVVVARAR, from the coding sequence GTGGCCCCGCACCCCGAATACGACGATCCCCGCCTGGTTCCCCTGTACGACCGGATGAACCGCTGGGGCCGCGACGACGACTTTTTCCTGGCGCTGGCGAACGAAACCCCGCAGGCCCGGATTCTCGACCTGGGCTGCGGAACGGGCCGCCTGACCCTGGCACTGGCCGGAGCCGGCCACGAGGTGACGGGGCTGGACCCCGCGCAGGCCTCGCTGGACTGGGCGCGGAGCAAACCCGGCGCGCAGCGGGTACGCTGGCGGATCGGCACGGCCGCCGACGCGCCGGCAGGGGCCTTCGACCTCGTCCTGATGACCGGCCACGTCGCCCAGGTGTTCACGTCGGCGCAGGCCTGGCGGGACGTGCTGCGCCAGATTCACCGCGCCCTGCGGCCGGGCGGGCGGCTGGCCTTCGACTCGCGCGATCCGGCGGCGCGCGCCTGGGAGGTCTGGGACTCGGCGGGCGAGCGGGAGCGCTTCACGCTGCCCGGCGGGGAGGAGGTCGAGGTCTGGACGACCCTGCACGGCGTGGAGGCCGGGGAGATGGACGAGGGGGCCCTGGTGACGTTCGGCGGCCAGTTCTTCTTCCCGGCGACGGGCGAAACGGTGGCCGACACCTCCTCCCTGCGCTTCCGGAGCGGGGCGCAGCTGCGGGAGACGCTGGAGGCGGCCGGGTTCGGGACCGAACATGTCTTCGGGGGCTGGCAGCACGAGGCCGTCGGCCAGGGCAGCGGCGAACTGGTCGTGGTGGCGCGCGCCCGCTGA
- a CDS encoding PolC-type DNA polymerase III: MNVVVFDLETTGLSPERDAVVEIGAVRVVDGRVEETQKYETLVRPTGAGGERMLIPWRAERVHGISNEMVEDAPTLAEVLPEFLEFVGDSAVVAHNIGFDAGFMRVGAARHGLLWKPAAELCTVQLSRRAFPRERAHNLTVLAERLGLNFAPGGRHRSFGDVQVTAQAYVRLTEMLAAK; encoded by the coding sequence GTGAATGTCGTGGTGTTCGACCTGGAAACGACCGGCCTCTCGCCCGAGCGCGACGCGGTGGTCGAGATCGGTGCGGTGCGGGTCGTGGACGGCCGGGTCGAGGAGACCCAGAAATACGAGACGCTCGTGCGCCCGACCGGCGCGGGGGGCGAGCGGATGCTCATTCCCTGGCGGGCCGAGCGGGTCCACGGCATCAGCAACGAGATGGTCGAGGACGCCCCCACCCTGGCCGAGGTGCTGCCCGAATTTCTGGAGTTCGTGGGCGACTCGGCGGTGGTCGCGCACAACATTGGTTTCGACGCGGGCTTCATGCGCGTGGGCGCCGCCCGGCACGGCCTGCTGTGGAAACCGGCCGCCGAGCTGTGCACCGTGCAGCTCTCGCGCCGCGCCTTCCCCCGCGAGCGCGCCCACAACCTGACCGTGCTGGCCGAGCGCCTGGGCCTGAATTTCGCGCCGGGGGGCCGCCACCGCAGCTTCGGTGACGTACAGGTCACGGCGCAGGCCTACGTGCGCCTCACCGAGATGCTGGCCGCGAAATAG
- a CDS encoding DUF4258 domain-containing protein: MQTGQDLLALRAQLSRAEKAARRAPTPPPTPSAARPTPLKPQREIELDGVATDDFSLSRAHARLRDAVYDARYHICDHATQHARAEGFLEHDIMNVLLSGRVRAVYPEDRRWLVCGYFEACGVRLPLHVVAQHDRDGHVDIVTAFVPKHPHHIISRARLAVMLRYDDEQVRARTATPGNRPGYRSKGRWKKSA; this comes from the coding sequence GTGCAGACCGGCCAGGACCTGCTGGCCCTGCGCGCCCAGCTCTCCAGGGCCGAAAAGGCTGCCCGGCGCGCCCCCACGCCGCCGCCCACGCCCAGCGCGGCGCGCCCCACGCCCCTCAAGCCGCAGCGCGAGATCGAGCTCGACGGCGTCGCCACCGACGACTTCAGCCTGTCGCGGGCGCATGCCCGGCTGCGCGATGCCGTGTATGACGCCCGTTACCACATCTGCGACCACGCCACGCAACACGCGCGCGCCGAGGGATTTCTGGAGCACGACATCATGAACGTGCTGCTCTCGGGGCGGGTGCGCGCCGTGTACCCCGAGGACCGGCGCTGGCTCGTGTGCGGCTATTTCGAGGCCTGCGGGGTGCGGCTGCCGCTGCACGTGGTCGCGCAGCACGACCGCGACGGGCACGTGGACATCGTGACGGCCTTCGTGCCCAAGCACCCGCACCACATCATCAGCCGCGCCCGCCTGGCCGTGATGCTGCGCTACGACGACGAGCAGGTCCGCGCCCGCACGGCGACCCCCGGCAACCGGCCCGGCTACCGCAGCAAGGGCCGCTGGAAAAAGAGCGCGTAG
- a CDS encoding GNAT family N-acetyltransferase, producing MIRPMQAHDAPDVLALLNWMDDAPEREVFAPEARALGEFQLECEDSQCFVQEGEDGVRAYCALSPFRGGLVLEGPLADPGGALALGALAARAVQNAEGLPVYAFCARDNVPVRAALEAAGLTPMHTTDFYGAPVASLARAARTPPEYLLGTELPFELYRWLYRAAEDTWAGRLDWTAAQYEAHCARPDVRLLTLWRGERAVAFAEMELCPEEGRADLTHIAVHPAERGQGLGRALLGLSAAELSLFPEVRTLRARAHDHMHAARALYTRAGMTHCRSIVTYLLEGEEEA from the coding sequence ATGATTCGCCCGATGCAGGCCCACGATGCCCCCGACGTGCTGGCGCTCCTGAACTGGATGGACGACGCCCCCGAACGTGAGGTGTTCGCGCCCGAAGCCCGCGCGCTGGGCGAATTCCAGCTCGAATGCGAGGACAGCCAGTGCTTCGTGCAGGAGGGCGAAGACGGCGTGCGGGCCTACTGCGCGCTCTCGCCCTTCCGGGGCGGGCTGGTGCTCGAAGGCCCGCTGGCCGACCCTGGCGGCGCGCTGGCCCTGGGGGCACTGGCGGCCCGCGCGGTGCAGAACGCCGAGGGGCTGCCGGTCTACGCGTTCTGTGCCCGCGACAACGTGCCGGTGCGCGCCGCGCTGGAGGCCGCCGGCCTGACCCCCATGCACACCACCGATTTCTACGGCGCGCCGGTCGCGTCGCTGGCCCGCGCCGCCCGGACCCCGCCCGAGTACCTGCTGGGCACCGAGTTGCCCTTCGAGCTGTACCGCTGGCTGTACCGCGCCGCCGAGGACACCTGGGCCGGTCGCCTCGACTGGACTGCCGCGCAGTACGAAGCCCACTGCGCGCGCCCCGACGTGCGGCTGCTCACGCTGTGGCGCGGCGAGCGGGCGGTGGCCTTCGCCGAGATGGAGCTGTGCCCCGAGGAGGGCCGCGCGGACCTGACCCATATCGCCGTGCATCCGGCCGAGCGGGGGCAGGGGCTGGGGCGCGCCCTGCTGGGCCTCAGCGCGGCCGAGCTGAGCCTGTTTCCCGAGGTGCGGACCCTGCGTGCCCGCGCCCACGACCACATGCACGCCGCCCGCGCCCTGTACACCCGTGCGGGCATGACCCACTGCCGCAGCATCGTGACCTATCTGCTGGAGGGCGAGGAAGAGGCCTGA